From the Ruania alkalisoli genome, one window contains:
- a CDS encoding sensor histidine kinase gives MTESGARARIERLVVVAVGVAAAAYTVVWLALAQSQFGLLTPGWGPLLYVLCSALPVLAGALAFLGRWIGGPAGLMRWARVVLVGYCCVYAFALLAWVPLMVVPTMPGEGAPWTWQISSIPTSAAAAILSARLAWAYYGGVVVATTLLRQLASPGLEWPVAVQDGLFLAMLAGILTLLIRVTLGAGGALDDAAAQARDAARSEAAARSTAWHRARLDALVHDRVLSVLLAAGRAGPEAREQIRSAARAALDVLDPAAEAAPISGPEMVARLRSVVPDGVVVTVDSAETAVATAAVPADVATALVEAAGEAARNSMRHAGQARREIAMRIDHGSVRITVADDGRGFEPAHVPPSRLGLRASIVDRMASLTGGRAQVHSRPGRGTVVTLTWTQSR, from the coding sequence ATGACCGAGTCCGGCGCACGCGCCCGGATCGAACGCCTCGTCGTGGTCGCAGTAGGGGTGGCTGCTGCTGCGTACACGGTCGTGTGGCTCGCGCTCGCCCAGAGCCAGTTCGGGCTGCTCACCCCCGGGTGGGGGCCGCTGTTGTACGTCCTGTGCAGTGCCCTCCCAGTGCTGGCCGGTGCGCTCGCCTTCCTCGGCAGGTGGATCGGTGGACCCGCGGGCCTGATGCGGTGGGCGCGAGTGGTTCTCGTGGGCTACTGCTGTGTCTACGCCTTCGCGTTGCTGGCGTGGGTTCCCCTGATGGTGGTTCCCACGATGCCCGGCGAGGGTGCTCCGTGGACATGGCAGATCTCCTCTATCCCGACGTCGGCCGCTGCGGCGATCCTGTCCGCCCGCCTGGCCTGGGCGTACTACGGCGGCGTCGTGGTCGCCACCACGCTGTTGCGTCAGCTGGCCTCACCCGGGCTGGAATGGCCGGTCGCCGTGCAGGACGGCCTGTTCCTGGCCATGCTGGCGGGGATCCTCACGCTGCTGATCCGGGTGACACTGGGTGCCGGTGGGGCGCTGGACGACGCCGCGGCGCAGGCACGAGATGCCGCCAGATCCGAGGCGGCGGCACGGAGCACCGCCTGGCACCGGGCACGGCTGGACGCACTCGTTCACGACCGCGTCCTGTCAGTCCTGCTCGCGGCCGGCCGGGCTGGGCCCGAGGCGCGCGAGCAGATCCGCAGCGCGGCACGGGCGGCCCTTGACGTGCTCGATCCCGCGGCCGAAGCCGCACCGATCTCCGGGCCGGAGATGGTGGCGCGACTGCGATCGGTTGTCCCCGACGGAGTGGTCGTGACGGTCGACAGTGCCGAAACTGCTGTTGCCACAGCGGCGGTGCCGGCCGATGTAGCCACCGCGCTCGTGGAGGCGGCGGGCGAGGCGGCGCGCAACAGCATGCGCCACGCCGGCCAAGCGCGCCGGGAGATCGCGATGCGCATCGATCACGGATCCGTTCGTATCACCGTGGCTGATGACGGGCGAGGATTCGAGCCGGCGCACGTTCCGCCGTCGCGGCTGGGACTGCGGGCGAGCATCGTGGACAGGATGGCGAGCCTGACCGGAGGCCGTGCGCAAGTGCACTCCCGGCCCGGGCGCGGAACCGTGGTCACCCTCACCTGGACGCAGAGCCGATGA
- a CDS encoding esterase/lipase family protein, which yields MTTRAMPIERRGGRRVVLFAALLVVAVVLLTAVVARPAGAAPAGPDGADDPGAPECTGSGLTHAGIDPADTANDGSALTHVPLQDGSFVPVVLVHGWRGSVGTWDLHMDLSENATAEPGTSHRSFVGNLQDVPGVSVFTFDYSSVNTSWVTAPAIGPTLATHIACLHDAFGQDVIVIAHSMGGLATRQAFAEAPEAAEMVSQVITYGTPNTGSDLAAGGVTTAVALLAVNAAPDPDRTIRDLAGDAAVDLATGSQALAELPDWPDGPAVHALYGDTSIEIPTMGLLAGPRPGGITVEMGDMIVPTSSATAGASTTDGVTCDYSYSLTRRAGEAVEELFQVLGTDRTRAGNPIGARAPCFHGNLMRTLELHNAMLGYVVDDLEARAVPSLDLDESAVPDDLRGQWCYRSNPDDCFSFAEQLVEHPGSLFLDSGSGEVRSDGSVAYGFCFDLGTFTDPDGCARANLSGYTFFPAGVPWDCEAANPRTKAPESSPWEYEGGCNPDFSDQHDLAEDRLVRWANHPFDEDLSFHDAEPWYRR from the coding sequence ATGACCACGAGAGCGATGCCGATCGAGCGGCGGGGAGGCCGGCGTGTGGTGCTGTTCGCCGCGTTGCTGGTCGTGGCAGTTGTGCTCCTGACAGCGGTGGTTGCCAGGCCGGCGGGCGCCGCACCTGCGGGTCCGGATGGGGCGGATGACCCGGGCGCCCCGGAGTGCACCGGGAGCGGACTGACCCACGCCGGGATTGACCCGGCTGACACGGCGAACGATGGTTCCGCGCTGACCCACGTCCCGCTCCAGGACGGCAGCTTTGTCCCAGTTGTGCTGGTGCACGGGTGGCGGGGATCGGTCGGCACCTGGGATCTGCACATGGACCTGAGCGAGAACGCGACGGCCGAACCGGGCACCTCGCACCGGTCGTTCGTGGGGAACCTGCAGGATGTTCCCGGGGTGAGCGTCTTCACCTTCGACTATTCCAGTGTCAATACGTCCTGGGTGACAGCCCCGGCGATCGGGCCCACCCTGGCTACCCACATCGCCTGTTTGCACGATGCCTTCGGCCAGGACGTGATCGTGATCGCTCACTCGATGGGTGGCCTGGCCACGAGGCAGGCATTCGCCGAAGCCCCCGAGGCGGCCGAGATGGTCAGCCAGGTGATCACCTACGGGACGCCGAACACCGGCTCCGACCTTGCAGCTGGGGGAGTCACCACCGCGGTGGCGTTGCTCGCCGTGAATGCGGCACCCGATCCGGACCGCACGATTCGTGACCTGGCCGGCGACGCCGCCGTGGACCTGGCCACGGGCTCCCAGGCACTCGCCGAGCTGCCGGACTGGCCGGACGGGCCCGCGGTTCATGCCTTGTACGGCGATACCAGCATCGAGATCCCGACAATGGGCCTTCTCGCGGGCCCGCGCCCTGGCGGTATCACCGTGGAGATGGGTGACATGATCGTCCCCACCTCCTCCGCCACAGCAGGGGCGAGTACCACCGACGGTGTCACGTGCGACTACTCCTACAGCCTGACCCGCCGGGCCGGCGAGGCAGTTGAAGAGCTCTTCCAGGTGCTGGGCACGGACCGTACCCGGGCAGGTAATCCGATCGGTGCGCGGGCCCCGTGTTTCCACGGCAATCTCATGCGTACCCTGGAGCTCCACAACGCGATGCTCGGGTATGTCGTCGACGACCTCGAGGCACGTGCTGTCCCCTCACTAGACCTCGACGAGAGCGCCGTGCCAGATGACCTGCGCGGCCAGTGGTGCTACCGCAGCAACCCGGACGACTGTTTCAGTTTCGCGGAGCAACTAGTCGAGCACCCCGGAAGCCTGTTCCTCGACTCTGGATCGGGCGAAGTGCGCTCAGACGGCAGTGTGGCTTATGGATTCTGCTTCGATCTCGGCACGTTCACTGACCCTGACGGGTGCGCGCGGGCCAACCTCTCCGGCTACACATTCTTCCCTGCGGGCGTGCCGTGGGACTGCGAGGCGGCCAACCCCCGCACTAAGGCACCAGAGTCATCTCCGTGGGAGTACGAGGGTGGATGCAACCCCGACTTCAGCGATCAGCACGACCTGGCAGAGGACCGGCTGGTCAGGTGGGCGAACCATCCTTTCGACGAGGATCTGAGTTTCCACGATGCCGAGCCCTGGTATCGCCGCTGA
- a CDS encoding nuclear transport factor 2 family protein has translation MTTVTVPEPVHSFIETVNAHDEQGFLDAFTADGFVDDWGRVFTGRAEIKGWSDNEFIGATGVLTPKSVTTDGDLVTVIGDWRSTHANGLSRFAFRIAGDKLASMTIREG, from the coding sequence ATGACCACCGTCACTGTGCCCGAGCCCGTTCATTCGTTCATCGAGACCGTCAATGCCCACGACGAGCAAGGCTTCCTCGACGCGTTCACAGCCGACGGTTTCGTGGACGACTGGGGCCGGGTCTTCACTGGCCGGGCGGAGATCAAGGGCTGGAGCGACAACGAGTTCATCGGCGCGACTGGCGTGCTCACCCCGAAGTCGGTCACCACTGACGGCGACCTCGTCACCGTGATTGGTGACTGGCGCAGCACCCACGCGAATGGGCTCTCCCGGTTCGCATTCCGGATCGCTGGTGACAAGCTCGCCTCGATGACCATCCGCGAAGGCTGA
- a CDS encoding low temperature requirement protein A, translating into MSVLARPSHRRSEVGAAELFFDLVYVFAIIQLSHLLLHHLSWHGAAETVIVFAAVWWGWNYTAWAMNWLDPQRTGVHLFTGVLMLASLGMAVAIPEAFGDKAWLFVACYLFAGVLRPVMMMVVFRGQQMAANYRMLLLWTLGAGVFWVAGAFVDDELRLWIWLIAVVIDYAAPLMNFRVPGVGAAPMQLWDTDAEHLAERNRLVFIIALGESILLMGGAVVDAGDLTASLALSLLLGFAGLFVLWWNYFALAGHQVEGAKTTTAALRSAFAYAHAFMVLGAILFAVSVELRLSHEHLTPTVVIVTVAGPLVYLVGNLLYLGSRFGRFARSRFVAMAALVLIGAVGVLVADQLPPVVLSLAVLAVTGSLAALTAYSRSISHAER; encoded by the coding sequence ATGTCCGTACTTGCCCGCCCCTCCCACCGCCGTTCCGAGGTCGGTGCTGCGGAGTTGTTCTTCGACCTGGTCTACGTCTTCGCGATCATCCAGCTCTCCCACCTGCTGCTGCATCACCTCTCCTGGCACGGTGCCGCCGAGACGGTGATCGTGTTCGCCGCCGTCTGGTGGGGCTGGAACTACACGGCATGGGCGATGAACTGGCTCGACCCGCAGCGCACCGGCGTGCACCTGTTCACCGGGGTGCTGATGCTCGCCTCGCTCGGAATGGCGGTCGCGATCCCGGAGGCCTTCGGTGACAAGGCATGGCTGTTCGTCGCCTGCTATCTCTTCGCCGGCGTGCTGCGCCCGGTGATGATGATGGTGGTCTTCCGTGGCCAGCAGATGGCGGCGAACTACCGGATGCTGCTGCTGTGGACGCTCGGAGCAGGCGTCTTCTGGGTGGCGGGCGCGTTCGTCGATGACGAGCTTCGGCTGTGGATCTGGCTGATCGCGGTGGTGATCGACTACGCGGCGCCGCTGATGAACTTCCGTGTGCCGGGTGTGGGCGCGGCGCCGATGCAGCTGTGGGACACCGACGCCGAGCACCTCGCCGAGCGCAATCGCCTCGTGTTCATCATCGCCCTAGGCGAGTCGATCCTGCTGATGGGTGGTGCCGTGGTGGACGCGGGCGATCTGACCGCGTCGCTGGCGCTCAGCCTGCTGCTGGGCTTCGCTGGGCTGTTCGTGCTTTGGTGGAACTACTTCGCGCTCGCCGGGCACCAGGTCGAAGGTGCCAAGACCACGACGGCGGCCCTGCGCTCCGCTTTCGCCTACGCCCATGCGTTCATGGTGCTGGGCGCGATCCTGTTCGCGGTCTCCGTGGAACTGCGTCTCTCCCACGAGCACCTGACGCCCACCGTGGTGATTGTGACCGTGGCCGGCCCGCTCGTGTACCTGGTCGGCAACCTGCTCTACCTGGGCTCGCGGTTCGGCCGGTTCGCCCGTTCCCGGTTCGTGGCGATGGCCGCACTGGTGCTGATCGGCGCGGTGGGCGTGCTCGTGGCAGACCAGCTGCCCCCGGTGGTGCTGAGCCTGGCCGTGCTCGCGGTCACGGGCTCCTTGGCTGCTCTGACTGCCTACAGCCGGAGCATCTCCCACGCTGAACGCTGA
- a CDS encoding NUDIX hydrolase codes for MPVPDFVLELRRHVGTAHLWLSGVSAVVFDANDRILLGRRADTGRWAVISGILDPGEQPAVAAIREVAEETGIRVEVDALVSALSGDEITYPNGDRASYLDLTFRCRYLDGAAHVADDESLEVAWFPSDVLPEDLQETSRQRIADALAYDPATGPRFIR; via the coding sequence ATGCCAGTCCCCGACTTCGTGCTCGAACTCCGCCGTCACGTGGGCACCGCTCACTTGTGGCTCTCCGGAGTGAGTGCCGTGGTGTTCGACGCCAACGATCGCATCCTGCTCGGCCGCCGTGCCGACACCGGCCGCTGGGCGGTCATCAGCGGCATCCTCGACCCGGGCGAACAGCCGGCTGTCGCTGCGATCCGGGAAGTCGCCGAGGAGACGGGGATCCGGGTCGAGGTGGACGCCCTGGTCTCAGCGCTCAGCGGGGACGAGATCACCTACCCGAACGGCGACCGCGCCAGTTACCTCGACCTCACCTTCCGGTGCCGCTACCTCGACGGCGCAGCGCACGTGGCCGACGACGAATCCCTCGAGGTGGCCTGGTTCCCGTCGGATGTGTTGCCCGAGGACCTGCAGGAGACTTCCCGTCAACGCATCGCCGACGCCCTCGCCTACGACCCAGCCACGGGTCCACGCTTCATCCGCTAG
- a CDS encoding uracil-xanthine permease family protein, translating into MGSWTLYRDGKTIAPGEVVAPGQRLSWPRTIGIGAQHVVAMFGATFLVPLLTGFPPATTLFFSAIGTAGFLLITRGRVPSYLGSSFAFIAPIGAATASQGMATALGGVLVVGVLLAVVGLVVHLAGARWIDVVMPPIVTGTIVALIGLNLAPAAWGNVQAAPVTAVVTIAAIVLITVLFRGLLGRLAILLGVLVGYAVAVARGEVGFDAVRDAAWVGLPQFTAPHFDVAVLGLFVPVVLVLIAENVGHVKSVAAMTGENLDDVMGRALLADGVATTLAGAGGGSGTTTYAENIGVMAATKVYSTAAYWVAAGFALLLSLSPKFGELVATVPVGVLGGAGTVLYGMIGILGARIWVQNKVDFSDPVNLTTAGIALVVGIANFTWVAGDMTFEGIALGTAAALGIYHVMRAVARWRGTSAEPASPASAAREG; encoded by the coding sequence GTGGGCAGCTGGACCCTGTACCGGGACGGAAAGACCATCGCACCAGGAGAGGTGGTGGCACCCGGGCAGAGACTGAGCTGGCCGCGCACCATCGGCATCGGTGCCCAGCACGTGGTGGCGATGTTCGGTGCCACGTTCCTGGTGCCGTTGCTGACTGGTTTCCCGCCGGCGACCACGCTGTTCTTCTCCGCGATCGGGACGGCCGGGTTCCTGCTGATCACCCGGGGCCGGGTGCCGAGCTACCTGGGCTCGTCTTTCGCGTTCATCGCCCCCATCGGTGCCGCGACGGCGTCGCAAGGGATGGCCACCGCCCTCGGGGGAGTGCTCGTGGTCGGCGTATTGCTCGCCGTGGTGGGCCTCGTGGTCCATCTCGCCGGGGCGCGCTGGATCGATGTGGTGATGCCGCCGATCGTCACCGGCACGATCGTGGCGCTCATCGGCCTGAACCTGGCTCCGGCTGCGTGGGGCAACGTGCAGGCCGCCCCCGTGACGGCGGTGGTCACCATCGCTGCCATCGTTCTGATCACCGTGCTGTTCCGGGGCCTGCTGGGCCGGTTGGCGATCCTGCTCGGTGTGCTGGTGGGCTACGCGGTCGCGGTGGCTCGCGGTGAGGTCGGCTTCGACGCTGTGCGGGATGCCGCCTGGGTGGGCCTGCCGCAGTTCACTGCTCCGCACTTCGATGTCGCGGTGCTCGGGCTGTTCGTGCCGGTGGTGCTGGTGCTGATCGCGGAGAACGTCGGCCACGTGAAGTCCGTAGCCGCGATGACGGGGGAGAACCTGGACGACGTGATGGGGCGCGCACTGCTGGCCGATGGTGTGGCGACGACGCTCGCCGGCGCCGGCGGCGGTTCGGGTACGACCACCTACGCCGAGAACATCGGCGTCATGGCGGCCACCAAGGTGTACTCGACGGCCGCATACTGGGTGGCGGCAGGATTCGCGCTGCTGCTGAGCCTGTCCCCGAAGTTCGGAGAGCTGGTGGCCACGGTGCCGGTCGGTGTGCTCGGCGGTGCTGGCACAGTGCTGTACGGCATGATCGGCATCCTCGGTGCGCGCATCTGGGTGCAGAACAAGGTCGACTTCTCCGACCCTGTGAACCTCACGACCGCGGGTATCGCACTGGTGGTGGGGATCGCGAACTTCACCTGGGTCGCTGGTGATATGACGTTCGAGGGCATTGCTCTGGGCACGGCTGCGGCGCTGGGGATCTATCACGTCATGCGCGCTGTCGCCCGGTGGCGGGGCACGTCGGCGGAGCCGGCGAGCCCGGCGTCGGCGGCCAGGGAAGGCTGA
- a CDS encoding MarR family winged helix-turn-helix transcriptional regulator, which translates to MPAVNPASLDIATLAWLTGSAANDYLLERLHRLGHQGVRTSHGYVIQHLIDGGPTVTELAAHLGVTQQAASKYVRELESLGYVQRAADADDARVRRLSLTERGHELVTDSRQARTELESALVEQAGASAVTQAGTVLSHLLDLVHGTDGVTRRATRPPQA; encoded by the coding sequence ATGCCTGCCGTCAACCCCGCCTCCCTCGACATCGCCACCCTCGCCTGGCTGACCGGATCGGCCGCCAACGACTACCTGCTCGAGCGGCTGCACCGCCTCGGCCATCAGGGCGTGCGGACGTCGCACGGCTACGTCATCCAGCACCTCATCGACGGCGGGCCGACCGTGACCGAGTTGGCGGCTCACCTCGGCGTCACCCAGCAGGCCGCGTCCAAGTACGTCCGAGAGCTCGAGAGCCTCGGGTACGTGCAGCGCGCAGCCGACGCCGACGATGCGCGAGTCCGGAGGCTGTCGCTGACCGAGCGCGGGCACGAACTCGTCACCGACAGTCGCCAGGCTCGGACCGAACTGGAGTCCGCCCTCGTCGAGCAAGCCGGAGCCAGTGCCGTGACGCAGGCTGGAACTGTGCTCAGCCACCTGCTCGACCTGGTCCACGGCACCGACGGCGTCACCCGCCGTGCCACACGCCCGCCGCAGGCGTAG
- a CDS encoding nuclear transport factor 2 family protein — MRSQNETDAPSTTASESEPFTVLRRLHEALESGGHGEQLRELFVPEAELVERPNVLKPDGATATVGDMIAASTAGASLLAVQRYAVHSCVAAGDEVAVRLTWEGEVAADAGPFRRGQVLTAHIAQFATVRDGRIVRLETFDCYEPFDR; from the coding sequence ATGAGATCTCAGAACGAAACTGACGCGCCGTCGACGACTGCATCCGAGAGTGAGCCGTTCACCGTGCTCCGCAGGCTCCACGAGGCGCTGGAATCCGGAGGGCATGGAGAGCAGTTGCGTGAGCTCTTCGTGCCGGAGGCAGAGCTGGTGGAGCGACCGAATGTGCTCAAACCGGATGGAGCCACAGCGACCGTCGGGGACATGATCGCCGCATCCACGGCTGGGGCGTCACTGCTCGCCGTGCAGCGCTACGCGGTGCACTCGTGTGTGGCAGCGGGGGATGAGGTGGCGGTCCGCCTGACCTGGGAGGGTGAGGTGGCAGCCGACGCCGGACCGTTCCGTCGCGGGCAGGTCCTCACCGCTCACATCGCCCAGTTCGCGACAGTCCGGGACGGGCGGATCGTTCGTCTGGAGACCTTCGACTGCTACGAGCCGTTCGATCGGTAG
- a CDS encoding metallophosphoesterase, translating to MTPAHHASLGTLGRRYGAGVIAAGFGVLAWSLAEAKAYTVRHVRAPVLPAGAAAIRILHLSDLHLLPQQRRTIRWLRSLAELEPDLVINTGDNMAHPQSMPAVLRALEPLLERPGAFVMGSNDYYGPKPKNPARYLLADPRRHEAAPEPEDLPAHELGLAFAAAGWRDLTNRRDAVEVNGTPVDLVGVDDPHLDRDRMPTPLAGRAGDTNAPVLRLGVAHAPYRRVLDAMHADGCDLILAGHTHGGQLCVPGYGALVTNCDLDTARASGLSGWPGAAGEAGSTYLHVSNGVGTSPFTPVRFACRPSVTVLTLTPR from the coding sequence ATGACACCTGCGCACCACGCATCGCTAGGGACACTGGGGCGGCGATACGGCGCCGGAGTGATCGCTGCTGGTTTCGGAGTGCTCGCCTGGTCCCTTGCCGAGGCGAAGGCCTACACGGTCCGGCACGTGCGTGCGCCAGTCCTCCCCGCTGGGGCGGCCGCGATCCGGATTCTGCACCTCTCCGATCTGCACCTGCTCCCGCAGCAGCGCCGCACCATCCGTTGGCTGCGCAGCCTTGCGGAGCTGGAACCGGACCTGGTCATCAACACCGGCGACAACATGGCTCACCCGCAGTCCATGCCAGCAGTGCTGCGAGCGCTGGAACCTCTACTGGAGCGTCCGGGGGCCTTCGTGATGGGCTCCAACGACTACTACGGGCCGAAGCCGAAGAACCCGGCCCGCTATCTGCTTGCCGATCCGCGCCGTCATGAGGCTGCCCCTGAGCCCGAAGACCTGCCGGCCCACGAGCTCGGCCTGGCGTTCGCCGCGGCAGGGTGGCGCGACCTGACCAACCGCAGGGACGCCGTCGAGGTGAACGGGACTCCCGTGGACCTGGTGGGCGTCGACGACCCGCACCTGGACCGCGACAGGATGCCCACTCCACTGGCCGGCCGGGCCGGCGATACGAACGCCCCGGTGCTTCGCCTCGGCGTGGCGCACGCCCCGTACCGGCGCGTGCTCGACGCGATGCACGCCGACGGTTGCGACCTGATCCTCGCCGGGCACACCCACGGTGGTCAGCTCTGCGTGCCCGGCTACGGTGCGCTCGTGACCAACTGCGACCTCGACACCGCGCGCGCCAGTGGCCTCAGCGGCTGGCCCGGCGCCGCCGGCGAGGCGGGATCCACCTACCTGCACGTCTCCAACGGGGTCGGAACGAGCCCGTTCACGCCGGTCCGCTTCGCGTGCCGCCCGAGCGTGACAGTGCTGACGCTGACGCCGCGCTGA
- a CDS encoding penicillin-binding protein — translation MAPPSRSTSRTVNVAQLISMFLAFLMVAGVGGVLSAGFIMPAVATVGATTDAASRMFDELPTELGSEELSEQSVILANDGSILARFYLENRIVRPLDEISENMQEAVVAVEDRRFYEHSGVDPEGLIRAAVQNLVSPDTQGGSTLTQQYVKNVLIEAGRHAEDADAIAAATAPTLGRKLREAKLAISLEQHRSKDQILEGYLNIAQFGPSHYGVESASRYFFGHSAAELTIAEAALLAGQTQNPAGWNPVVNPENGENRRDTVLGLLLDQGKITQAEYDEAVAIPIEEMLDVTPTPNGCDAGISTYFCDYVRAEILDNTVFGETQAERYQLLVRGGLQIHTTLDPEMQQQAYDALVSNIPVDDDSGVSTATSTIEPGTGRILAMAQNTPYGTPSDEEPRATQVNFNADNSHGGSNGFQTGSTFKAFILTQWLIDGHSLNEIVDGSPNQSFPRSSWNTCLPQFVDVRPYEPNNLDGFGTGPMTVLEATKESVNTAFVNMSNQLNQCDIADTVQRMGFHHATVDLGEPYTGPDYDEPYGDYSMAVVPSMALGANEVAPLTMAAAFATFASGGTYCTPIAIESVVNADSEELAVPDAECNQVLEPRIANAMNHALQEVVSPGGTGANAIISGRPVAGKTGTANDDSAAWFVGYTPQLATAVWVGYSESSSRSMFDATINGVYRSQWYGGNTAAPIWHDYMSQAVDGMPVQEFEDARDREIFGERRPVPSVVGMSGPEAGDVLREAGFRPYSASSQPSDSVPVDRAIGTTPGAGSQLRPGSEVGVIFSSGPEPEEEPDDNDDDGDDGNDDGPGNGNGGPGNGNGPGNGDDD, via the coding sequence ATGGCTCCTCCCTCGCGATCGACCTCCCGCACGGTCAACGTGGCGCAGCTGATCTCGATGTTCCTGGCCTTCCTGATGGTGGCCGGGGTCGGTGGCGTGCTCTCGGCGGGCTTCATCATGCCGGCGGTGGCGACGGTCGGTGCGACCACCGACGCGGCCTCGCGGATGTTCGACGAGCTACCCACCGAACTCGGCAGCGAAGAGCTCTCCGAGCAGAGCGTGATCCTGGCCAACGACGGCTCGATCCTGGCGCGGTTCTATCTGGAGAACCGGATCGTGCGTCCGCTCGATGAGATCTCCGAGAATATGCAGGAGGCGGTGGTCGCGGTAGAGGACCGGCGCTTCTACGAGCACAGCGGCGTCGATCCCGAGGGCTTGATCCGTGCTGCCGTGCAGAACCTGGTCAGTCCCGATACTCAGGGTGGGTCCACCCTTACTCAGCAGTACGTGAAGAACGTGCTCATCGAGGCCGGCCGACACGCCGAGGATGCGGATGCCATCGCCGCAGCCACCGCACCCACATTGGGCCGGAAACTGCGGGAGGCGAAACTCGCGATCTCCCTGGAGCAGCACCGCAGCAAGGACCAGATCCTCGAGGGGTACCTCAATATCGCGCAGTTCGGCCCCTCGCACTACGGCGTCGAGTCAGCCTCTCGCTACTTCTTCGGCCACAGCGCTGCTGAGCTGACGATCGCTGAGGCGGCGCTCCTGGCGGGGCAGACGCAGAATCCTGCTGGTTGGAACCCGGTGGTCAATCCGGAGAACGGGGAGAACCGGCGCGACACCGTGCTCGGCTTGCTGCTCGACCAGGGGAAGATCACCCAGGCCGAGTACGACGAGGCAGTGGCGATCCCGATCGAGGAGATGCTGGACGTCACGCCGACACCGAACGGCTGCGACGCCGGCATCAGCACCTACTTCTGTGACTACGTGCGCGCAGAGATCCTCGACAACACGGTGTTCGGTGAAACCCAGGCCGAGCGCTACCAGTTGCTGGTGCGCGGCGGCCTGCAGATCCACACCACGCTCGACCCTGAGATGCAGCAGCAGGCGTACGACGCGCTGGTCAGCAACATCCCGGTGGACGACGACTCCGGGGTGTCCACTGCCACCTCGACCATCGAACCCGGCACGGGCCGGATCCTGGCGATGGCGCAGAACACGCCCTACGGCACCCCCTCTGACGAGGAACCACGGGCCACGCAGGTGAACTTCAACGCCGACAACTCCCACGGTGGGTCGAACGGCTTCCAGACCGGGTCGACTTTCAAGGCGTTCATTCTGACTCAGTGGTTGATCGATGGGCATTCGCTGAATGAGATCGTCGACGGGTCACCGAATCAGTCCTTCCCGCGGTCATCCTGGAACACGTGCCTGCCACAGTTCGTCGATGTCCGACCGTATGAGCCCAACAATCTTGACGGATTCGGAACGGGGCCCATGACGGTGCTGGAGGCAACCAAAGAGTCGGTGAACACCGCGTTCGTCAACATGTCCAACCAACTCAATCAGTGTGATATCGCCGATACCGTGCAACGGATGGGGTTCCATCACGCGACCGTCGATCTCGGCGAGCCATACACCGGACCGGACTATGACGAGCCGTACGGCGACTACTCCATGGCCGTGGTGCCGTCCATGGCTCTCGGTGCGAACGAAGTGGCTCCCTTGACCATGGCGGCCGCCTTCGCCACCTTTGCTTCGGGCGGCACCTACTGCACGCCCATTGCGATCGAGAGCGTCGTCAATGCTGATAGCGAGGAACTGGCGGTGCCCGATGCCGAGTGCAACCAGGTCCTCGAGCCACGGATCGCTAACGCGATGAATCACGCCTTGCAGGAGGTGGTGAGCCCGGGGGGTACGGGCGCCAACGCCATTATCTCCGGCCGGCCCGTGGCAGGTAAGACAGGAACAGCCAACGACGACTCCGCTGCCTGGTTCGTCGGCTACACCCCGCAGCTCGCCACCGCTGTATGGGTCGGATACTCGGAGAGCAGTAGCCGGTCGATGTTCGACGCGACCATCAACGGCGTCTATCGCTCACAGTGGTATGGCGGAAACACGGCCGCACCCATCTGGCACGACTACATGTCCCAGGCGGTCGACGGCATGCCGGTCCAGGAGTTCGAGGACGCTCGCGACCGGGAGATCTTCGGTGAGCGGCGCCCGGTGCCGAGCGTGGTCGGGATGAGCGGGCCCGAGGCCGGTGACGTACTCCGTGAGGCTGGGTTCCGACCCTATTCGGCCAGCAGTCAGCCCAGCGATTCGGTGCCCGTGGACCGCGCGATCGGTACCACACCTGGTGCGGGAAGCCAGCTCCGACCGGGCTCCGAGGTGGGAGTGATCTTCAGTTCTGGTCCGGAACCGGAGGAGGAGCCGGACGACAACGATGACGACGGAGACGACGGGAACGACGACGGACCTGGCAACGGGAATGGCGGACCGGGGAACGGCAACGGGCCCGGCAATGGCGATGACGACTAG